In Halorhabdus rudnickae, the following proteins share a genomic window:
- a CDS encoding PTS sugar transporter subunit IIA has protein sequence MDEATIDHVITEDLIVLEEPPANKTDAIEYLLDIAVEAGRVTDREAALEAALERERQSTTGVGKGIGIPHAKTDAVTEPTVAFTRSTEGIDFDSMDDEPAKLLFLLLVPAEGGEAHLGILSSLSRALMHDAVREDLRTADSRAAVKDIIVDTLT, from the coding sequence ATGGACGAAGCTACTATCGACCACGTTATCACAGAGGACCTAATCGTCCTTGAAGAACCGCCAGCGAACAAGACTGACGCCATCGAGTACTTGCTCGACATCGCCGTCGAGGCAGGCCGGGTCACCGACCGCGAGGCGGCCCTCGAGGCGGCGCTCGAACGCGAACGACAATCGACGACCGGCGTCGGCAAGGGGATCGGTATTCCCCACGCCAAGACCGACGCCGTGACTGAGCCGACCGTCGCATTCACTCGCTCGACGGAGGGAATCGACTTCGATTCGATGGACGACGAGCCCGCGAAGTTGCTGTTTCTGTTGCTGGTCCCCGCTGAGGGTGGCGAGGCACACCTCGGCATCCTAAGCTCGCTCTCGCGGGCGCTCATGCATGATGCGGTCCGCGAGGATCTCCGTACTGCCGACTCCAGGGCAGCTGTCAAAGACATCATTGTCGACACACTAACTTAA
- a CDS encoding halocyanin domain-containing protein, giving the protein MSSDAGAETTRRGFLRGAAGTAVGTACVAGAGTAAGQNGVDFGGWFSDVSNFDGIVDRRGQDEVTVKVGVEGNGSNWAFGPAAVRVDPGTTVVFEWTGQGNAHNVVADDDSYRSGDPVVEAGTTFEHTFEETGISKYYCNPHLAVGMKGAIVVGDMGAGSDAGGGGSGGISLTREAWLLVGSFGLALVSPLIFGAFLRYRRGDGPTGPSEATREQLQRVDEVEQGPPRAEEAPVEGPETAIEHDEYDPFGTLSLVLGYLVLVVLLWVFMYFVEFLGRGPTVIG; this is encoded by the coding sequence ATGAGCAGCGATGCCGGGGCCGAGACAACACGGCGTGGATTCCTCCGCGGGGCTGCTGGAACGGCAGTCGGCACAGCCTGTGTGGCTGGTGCCGGCACGGCCGCCGGACAGAACGGCGTGGACTTCGGCGGTTGGTTCTCGGACGTCTCGAACTTCGATGGGATCGTTGACCGGCGCGGACAGGACGAAGTCACTGTCAAAGTCGGAGTCGAAGGCAACGGAAGCAACTGGGCGTTCGGGCCGGCCGCCGTCCGGGTCGACCCCGGGACGACGGTCGTCTTCGAGTGGACCGGTCAAGGGAACGCCCACAACGTCGTCGCCGACGACGACTCCTACAGATCGGGAGACCCCGTCGTCGAGGCGGGGACGACGTTCGAGCATACCTTCGAAGAGACGGGGATCTCGAAGTACTACTGCAATCCACACCTCGCGGTCGGCATGAAAGGGGCGATCGTCGTCGGAGATATGGGCGCTGGATCCGACGCTGGCGGTGGTGGCTCGGGTGGCATCAGTCTCACCCGAGAGGCCTGGCTCCTCGTCGGGAGCTTCGGCCTGGCGCTGGTGTCGCCGCTGATTTTCGGGGCATTCCTGCGGTACCGGCGTGGCGACGGTCCGACCGGCCCGAGCGAGGCGACTCGCGAACAGCTGCAGCGGGTCGACGAAGTCGAACAGGGGCCACCCCGGGCCGAAGAAGCGCCAGTCGAGGGCCCCGAGACGGCGATCGAACACGACGAGTACGATCCGTTCGGGACGCTCTCGCTCGTCCTCGGCTACCTCGTGTTGGTCGTGTTGCTGTGGGTGTTCATGTACTTCGTGGAGTTCCTCGGGCGGGGCCCGACGGTGATCGGCTAG
- the ptsP gene encoding phosphoenolpyruvate--protein phosphotransferase, with protein sequence MSERRFEGTGVTPLSGIGTVQWYDQSIELPEPPDPAMVDAGGERDRFEDARAEAHDQLQAERDRAAETVGESEAEILDAHVQFLEDPQIVGSVEDAIDDGLPAEHAVEKGFGDAIETLAAAGGKMAERTDDLRDIRDRLLRLLSDAETVDLAAVPEDTVVLAEMLTPSDTAKLDPDRVAGFAMAKGGRTSHAAIFARSIGIPAIVGIGDPLFEIDAGAEVVVDGTEGIVVLDPDESTRERASGGRDVEIRTEPVATEDGTGIEVAANLGTLSELDGATAQGADGIGLFRSEFLFLDRESPPDEDEQFETYVEALDAFPDGRVVVRTLDVGGDKPIPYLEQPEEDNPFLGVRGIRRSLSFDDELFRTQLRALLRAEAAGEGTLSVMFPLVATVEEIESALAVVEEVGDVLDDEGVTHGRPELGVMIETPAAVLLGPEMAERLDFFSIGTNDLTQYVMAASRENDEVAHLHDPRHPAVLRAIDRSVEAAHASDAWIGMCGEMAGNPDVTELLVGLGLDELSMSAVTIPDVKANVEATDDEAARQVAQRALSATTKAEVIEILSDTQ encoded by the coding sequence ATGAGTGAACGCAGGTTCGAGGGCACTGGCGTCACCCCCCTCTCGGGTATCGGAACGGTTCAGTGGTACGACCAGTCAATCGAGTTGCCCGAGCCTCCGGACCCTGCCATGGTCGACGCCGGTGGGGAGCGCGATCGCTTCGAGGACGCCCGCGCGGAGGCCCACGATCAACTCCAGGCCGAGCGCGACCGCGCCGCCGAGACCGTTGGGGAGTCCGAGGCGGAGATACTCGACGCGCACGTCCAGTTCCTCGAGGACCCCCAGATCGTGGGAAGCGTTGAGGACGCGATCGACGACGGGTTGCCGGCTGAACACGCCGTCGAGAAAGGGTTCGGTGACGCGATCGAGACACTCGCCGCGGCAGGCGGGAAAATGGCCGAGCGGACCGACGACCTCCGAGACATCCGTGACCGGTTACTTCGCCTCCTCTCGGACGCCGAGACTGTCGATCTCGCCGCCGTGCCGGAGGACACAGTCGTCCTCGCGGAAATGCTCACGCCCAGCGACACGGCGAAACTCGATCCCGATCGGGTCGCCGGTTTCGCCATGGCGAAGGGCGGACGGACCTCCCACGCGGCGATCTTCGCCCGATCGATCGGCATCCCGGCAATAGTCGGGATCGGCGATCCGCTGTTCGAGATCGACGCCGGGGCCGAAGTCGTCGTCGACGGGACCGAAGGGATCGTTGTCCTCGATCCCGACGAATCGACCCGCGAGCGCGCCAGCGGCGGCCGGGACGTAGAGATCCGGACCGAACCAGTGGCGACCGAGGACGGGACGGGGATCGAAGTCGCCGCCAATCTCGGGACGCTTTCGGAACTGGATGGCGCGACAGCCCAGGGGGCCGACGGGATCGGCCTGTTCCGCTCTGAGTTCCTCTTCCTCGACCGGGAGTCTCCACCTGACGAGGACGAACAGTTCGAAACCTACGTCGAGGCCCTCGATGCGTTCCCCGATGGTCGGGTCGTCGTCAGGACGCTCGATGTCGGCGGCGACAAACCGATACCGTATCTCGAACAACCGGAGGAAGACAATCCGTTCCTTGGCGTCCGGGGGATTCGCCGGTCGTTGTCTTTCGACGATGAGCTCTTTCGGACGCAGCTTCGGGCGTTGTTGCGTGCTGAAGCTGCGGGCGAGGGGACGCTCAGCGTCATGTTCCCGCTGGTCGCGACCGTCGAGGAGATCGAGTCAGCGCTGGCGGTCGTCGAAGAAGTTGGCGATGTCCTCGACGACGAAGGCGTCACCCACGGACGCCCGGAACTGGGCGTGATGATCGAGACGCCCGCAGCGGTGTTGCTGGGGCCGGAGATGGCCGAAAGATTGGATTTCTTCTCGATCGGCACCAACGACCTCACGCAGTACGTCATGGCCGCTTCCCGCGAGAACGACGAAGTGGCCCACCTCCACGATCCACGCCACCCGGCCGTCCTTCGGGCGATCGATCGCAGCGTCGAGGCCGCCCACGCGAGCGACGCCTGGATCGGGATGTGCGGCGAGATGGCTGGCAATCCCGACGTGACGGAGCTGCTTGTCGGGCTCGGGCTCGACGAGCTGAGCATGAGCGCCGTCACGATCCCCGACGTGAAGGCGAACGTCGAGGCGACTGACGACGAGGCGGCACGCCAGGTGGCACAGCGGGCGCTCTCCGCAACCACGAAGGCAGAAGTGATCGAGATACTGAGTGATACACAATGA
- a CDS encoding PTS fructose transporter subunit IIB: MKLVAVTSCPTGIAHSQMAAEGLEQAAEELGHEIKVEIQGAMGAENELTDDDVADADAVIIAADTAVSRDRFEGKPLVKSPVKDGINDAEGLIRQAVEKGGGGAETASGTTETADEESAVEHEPPAGDEVGETDETTTTAGAEGSEDEKENSGGIVAKLKSLFRGAAEP, translated from the coding sequence ATGAAACTCGTCGCAGTCACGTCATGTCCGACAGGTATCGCACACAGCCAGATGGCCGCCGAGGGCCTCGAACAGGCCGCCGAGGAACTCGGTCACGAGATCAAAGTCGAAATCCAGGGCGCGATGGGTGCCGAGAACGAACTGACCGACGATGACGTCGCCGACGCCGACGCCGTCATCATCGCGGCCGACACCGCCGTCAGCCGGGACCGTTTCGAGGGCAAACCACTCGTCAAATCGCCCGTCAAAGACGGTATCAACGACGCAGAAGGACTGATCCGGCAAGCCGTCGAGAAAGGGGGCGGCGGGGCGGAAACGGCGTCCGGGACGACCGAGACGGCCGACGAGGAGTCGGCGGTCGAACACGAACCACCAGCGGGCGACGAAGTCGGTGAGACGGATGAGACAACCACGACCGCCGGAGCCGAAGGTAGCGAGGACGAAAAGGAAAACAGCGGCGGGATCGTGGCCAAGCTCAAGTCTCTGTTCAGGGGCGCGGCCGAACCCTGA
- a CDS encoding cytochrome c oxidase subunit II — protein sequence MEIHRFEKVWIAIALVLIVGFIATIAYGALGPGVKMVDASGGTIEASEVATSESGTAFDDPGVRQTGPNEYDIYVVARQFQFSPGTSQPIEIPAGSTVTFYVTSADVTHGFNIAGTNVNTMVIPGQVSEMTVEFDESASYGIVCHEYCGGGHHTMEGTLEVVPQSEYDGPEGS from the coding sequence ATGGAGATACATCGCTTCGAGAAAGTCTGGATCGCGATCGCGCTGGTGTTGATCGTCGGATTCATCGCGACGATCGCCTACGGCGCGCTAGGACCGGGTGTGAAAATGGTCGACGCCTCCGGCGGCACGATTGAGGCCAGCGAGGTCGCCACGAGCGAGTCAGGTACTGCATTCGACGACCCCGGTGTCCGCCAGACCGGTCCCAACGAGTACGACATCTACGTCGTCGCCCGGCAGTTCCAGTTCTCCCCGGGGACGAGCCAGCCGATCGAGATACCCGCCGGGAGCACCGTGACGTTCTACGTCACGAGCGCGGATGTCACGCACGGGTTCAACATCGCCGGTACGAACGTCAACACGATGGTCATTCCCGGACAGGTCTCGGAGATGACCGTCGAGTTCGACGAATCTGCCTCTTATGGTATCGTCTGTCACGAGTACTGCGGCGGCGGCCATCACACGATGGAGGGGACGCTCGAAGTCGTCCCACAGTCCGAATACGACGGCCCGGAGGGATCCTGA
- a CDS encoding HPr family phosphocarrier protein has translation MERTVTVVPEEGLHARPAAVFVETANEYECDLQIGPPDEDPVDARSMLGVTSIGAKGGDNLVLYANGEDAAAALDALEDVLSTPEDEFDDE, from the coding sequence ATGGAACGAACTGTCACAGTCGTCCCGGAGGAAGGGTTGCACGCGCGTCCAGCCGCGGTATTCGTCGAGACCGCCAACGAGTACGAGTGCGATCTCCAGATCGGCCCACCCGACGAAGACCCGGTCGACGCTCGGAGTATGCTCGGCGTGACGAGCATAGGCGCGAAAGGTGGCGACAATCTCGTCCTCTACGCCAACGGCGAGGACGCAGCGGCGGCTCTGGACGCACTGGAAGACGTACTTTCGACTCCGGAGGACGAGTTCGACGATGAGTGA
- a CDS encoding b(o/a)3-type cytochrome-c oxidase subunit 1, whose product MAYVDDYPDAAKVVRANFGVAFAALSIGGLFGLIQAAHRTGFFRGLISSTDYYTVLTGHGVLLALVFTTFFITGLFTWGVTNSLERSLPNPRLTWSWFLVMLIGTVLAAVSILGGFVPELPLSADVLFTFYPPLQASPVFYIGVTLLIVGSWIAGFDWFRQYWRWRKDNGDERIPLQTFMVLTTMIMWYVSTVGVAVEVLVFLIPWSLGLISEVDPLLTRTLFWYFGHPVVYFWLMPAYFVWYTILPKLAGGRLLSDTLARIVFVLFVILSTPVGFHHQYVDPGIPEGFKFIAMTNTMFLLLPSLLTAFTVVASMEHGARQRGGKGYVSWLWKLPWDNPAFAGCALAGIMFAAGGFSGMINAGMNINYLIHNTLWVPGHFHLTVGTAAALTFMAVSYWLVPQITGKRLQHRTLATVQPYVWFIGMTLMSNAMHRAGLAGVPRRTAEPEYNVVDATFPNVVGGMGEMQLQIVLGGTILFVALSMFMTVMIGTWLAERGRGTLEVNSHLPPALSGPESSPRVLDNLKLWAAIAIVLILIAYGPPLAGMLGDGVLSPGSPGFPV is encoded by the coding sequence ATGGCATACGTCGACGACTACCCCGACGCGGCGAAAGTAGTGCGCGCGAACTTCGGCGTCGCGTTCGCGGCGCTGTCGATCGGCGGCCTGTTCGGCCTGATACAGGCCGCCCACCGGACGGGCTTTTTCCGCGGGCTGATCAGCTCGACCGACTACTACACCGTCCTCACCGGCCATGGCGTGTTGCTGGCGCTGGTGTTTACGACCTTCTTCATCACTGGACTGTTCACCTGGGGCGTCACGAACAGTCTGGAACGATCGCTGCCCAACCCCAGACTGACGTGGTCGTGGTTCCTCGTCATGCTCATCGGGACGGTCCTGGCGGCTGTTTCAATCCTGGGCGGGTTCGTCCCGGAACTCCCGCTCAGCGCCGACGTCCTGTTCACGTTCTATCCGCCCTTGCAGGCCAGTCCGGTCTTCTATATCGGTGTCACACTGTTGATCGTCGGCTCCTGGATCGCTGGCTTTGATTGGTTCCGCCAGTACTGGCGCTGGCGTAAGGACAACGGGGACGAGCGGATCCCGCTCCAGACGTTCATGGTCCTGACGACGATGATCATGTGGTACGTTTCGACGGTCGGCGTCGCCGTCGAGGTCCTCGTTTTCCTGATTCCGTGGTCGCTGGGGCTGATCAGCGAAGTCGATCCATTGCTGACCCGGACGCTGTTCTGGTACTTCGGCCACCCCGTCGTGTACTTCTGGCTGATGCCGGCCTACTTCGTCTGGTACACGATCCTGCCGAAACTCGCCGGCGGGCGCCTCCTCAGCGACACACTCGCCCGGATCGTCTTCGTGCTGTTCGTCATCCTCTCGACGCCGGTGGGATTCCACCACCAGTACGTCGACCCCGGCATCCCCGAAGGCTTCAAGTTCATTGCGATGACGAATACGATGTTCCTGCTCCTTCCGAGCTTACTGACAGCGTTCACCGTCGTGGCGAGCATGGAACACGGTGCTCGCCAGCGCGGCGGGAAAGGCTACGTCAGCTGGCTGTGGAAGCTCCCGTGGGACAACCCGGCCTTCGCGGGCTGTGCGCTGGCTGGGATCATGTTCGCCGCCGGCGGGTTCTCCGGAATGATCAACGCCGGGATGAACATCAACTACCTCATCCACAACACGCTGTGGGTCCCAGGACACTTCCACCTCACCGTCGGCACTGCGGCGGCACTGACGTTCATGGCCGTCTCCTACTGGCTCGTCCCACAGATCACGGGCAAGCGCCTCCAGCACCGCACCCTGGCGACCGTCCAGCCCTACGTCTGGTTCATCGGCATGACGCTGATGTCAAACGCCATGCACCGGGCGGGGCTGGCGGGTGTTCCTCGGCGGACGGCCGAACCCGAATATAACGTCGTCGACGCGACGTTCCCGAACGTGGTTGGCGGGATGGGCGAGATGCAACTCCAGATCGTGCTCGGCGGGACGATCCTCTTTGTCGCCCTCAGCATGTTTATGACGGTCATGATCGGGACGTGGCTCGCCGAACGCGGCCGGGGGACCCTCGAGGTCAACAGCCACCTCCCGCCGGCGTTGTCGGGCCCCGAGAGTTCACCGCGGGTGCTGGACAACCTCAAGCTGTGGGCAGCGATCGCAATCGTGCTCATCCTGATCGCCTACGGCCCGCCGCTTGCCGGCATGCTCGGCGACGGCGTGCTCTCCCCCGGTAGCCCGGGCTTCCCCGTCTGA
- a CDS encoding sulfite exporter TauE/SafE family protein, with product MAGALTDPTLAVLFAVGFFGGAHCLGMCGPLVMLYGDRMTGQTDRGPSFHELRQHGLFNLGRAGSYAAIGGLLGTVGALASGVAGVAPLATQLRATTGVLVGAAIVFVGLEYVRSGTSPASGSLPIVGPAFERVTAVLAERVDRLADGPGIVALGAVHGLLPCPLLYPAYLYALTTGSTLRGALALGALGLGTIPALFAYGTAFQSLSTGTRKRLHRALGVAFVVLGTIPLARGLTLFGLAVPHLPLPMSPTLS from the coding sequence ATGGCCGGCGCGCTGACTGATCCGACGCTGGCCGTCCTCTTCGCCGTCGGGTTCTTCGGCGGGGCCCACTGCCTGGGGATGTGTGGCCCACTGGTAATGCTGTACGGCGACCGGATGACTGGCCAGACGGATCGCGGCCCGAGCTTCCACGAACTCCGCCAGCACGGGCTGTTCAATCTCGGACGCGCCGGTAGTTACGCCGCGATCGGTGGCCTGCTCGGGACCGTCGGCGCGCTCGCGTCGGGGGTCGCTGGCGTCGCCCCGCTGGCCACCCAGTTGCGGGCGACGACGGGCGTGCTCGTGGGCGCGGCGATCGTCTTCGTCGGCCTGGAATACGTCCGATCCGGGACGAGCCCAGCCAGCGGTTCGCTCCCGATCGTCGGCCCGGCCTTCGAACGGGTGACGGCCGTCCTCGCGGAACGTGTCGATCGCCTCGCGGACGGTCCCGGAATCGTCGCGCTCGGAGCCGTTCACGGGCTGCTGCCCTGTCCGCTGTTGTACCCTGCGTACCTCTACGCGCTTACGACTGGATCGACACTCAGGGGCGCGCTTGCACTCGGCGCGCTGGGGTTAGGAACTATCCCGGCGCTGTTCGCCTACGGGACCGCGTTCCAGTCACTTTCGACGGGGACGCGAAAGCGCCTCCACCGCGCGCTGGGCGTGGCCTTCGTCGTCCTCGGGACCATCCCGCTCGCCCGCGGACTCACGCTGTTCGGTCTCGCTGTTCCCCATCTCCCGCTACCGATGTCGCCCACTCTCTCGTGA
- a CDS encoding PTS fructose transporter subunit IIC, with amino-acid sequence MATEESADSELRKRLVSLKEDVMTGVSYMIPFVTIGGIFLALGFAWAAGPFSSTTVEDMFQESAQGSIAWFLGQMGSAGLTIMVPILGAYIAYAIADRPGLAPGFLLSWIVQQTAVVQESANVLGLPTGQNPAAGYLGALVVGVLAGYVARWFKQRDVPNFIQPMMPVLIIPVATTAVLLPIVLFVIGVPVAIANGELNALLESMRGGGAAALLLGAIMGGMMAFDMGGPVNKVAYLFAVGLVSQQITEPMAAVMIGGMTPPIGMAVSNFIARRKYADEMYEQAKSSIVLGFSFITEGAIPYAAADPFRVIPSLMAGSAVAGAMSMQLGVTMPAPHGGIFVVLLSNQPLMFLASIVVGSLVTAALVTLVKPEHDPEATGAQAAD; translated from the coding sequence ATGGCAACTGAAGAGAGCGCCGATTCGGAACTCAGGAAGCGCCTCGTGAGTCTAAAGGAAGACGTGATGACGGGCGTCTCGTACATGATCCCGTTCGTCACGATCGGCGGGATTTTCTTGGCGCTCGGGTTCGCTTGGGCGGCGGGACCGTTCTCCTCGACGACCGTCGAAGACATGTTCCAGGAGAGCGCACAGGGGTCGATCGCGTGGTTCCTCGGGCAGATGGGGAGCGCGGGGCTGACGATCATGGTCCCGATCCTGGGGGCGTACATCGCCTACGCCATTGCGGATCGACCCGGACTTGCGCCGGGCTTTTTGCTCTCGTGGATCGTCCAGCAGACAGCCGTCGTCCAGGAGTCGGCGAACGTGCTGGGCCTACCGACGGGGCAGAACCCGGCCGCCGGGTACCTCGGCGCCCTCGTCGTCGGGGTGCTCGCGGGGTACGTTGCCCGCTGGTTCAAGCAACGCGACGTTCCCAACTTCATCCAGCCGATGATGCCAGTGTTGATCATCCCCGTGGCGACGACGGCGGTGCTGTTGCCGATCGTGCTGTTCGTCATTGGGGTGCCCGTCGCAATTGCCAACGGCGAACTCAACGCGCTCTTAGAGAGCATGCGTGGCGGCGGAGCGGCAGCGCTGCTCCTCGGCGCGATTATGGGTGGGATGATGGCTTTCGACATGGGTGGGCCTGTCAACAAGGTGGCGTACCTCTTCGCCGTTGGGCTCGTCTCCCAACAGATCACCGAACCCATGGCCGCCGTGATGATCGGTGGGATGACCCCGCCGATCGGGATGGCGGTCTCGAACTTCATCGCCCGGCGGAAGTACGCCGACGAGATGTACGAACAGGCAAAGAGCAGTATCGTTCTCGGGTTTTCGTTCATCACCGAGGGGGCGATCCCCTACGCGGCCGCCGACCCGTTCCGGGTCATCCCGAGTCTGATGGCAGGCAGTGCCGTCGCCGGCGCCATGTCGATGCAATTGGGCGTCACGATGCCGGCCCCGCACGGCGGCATCTTCGTCGTGCTGCTGTCGAACCAGCCGCTGATGTTCCTCGCAAGCATCGTGGTTGGATCGCTGGTCACGGCGGCGCTCGTGACACTGGTGAAACCCGAACACGACCCCGAGGCAACAGGCGCACAGGCGGCCGACTGA
- a CDS encoding citrate/2-methylcitrate synthase encodes MTDDEVYEGLADVTVTETRLSDIDGEAGQLWIAGYPVGKLAANATYPETVHLLLYDRLPDAEELESLEDRLCSYRTLPEPCKDAVVAAAQRGAGPMAALRMGAATATAVEPNDPEADALRLIARLPTITATYWRVLSGEEPLEPRLDLGHAANYLYMLTGEEPTDAQVEGLETYLTAVVDHGLNASTFTARTIVSTESELVSAITGAIGALRGDLHGGAPDLVLEMLEDLEAAPDPRADLEARLAAGERLMGFGHRVYGARDPRAAVLEDAAAAFYEGEDDFFAAAKEIEDIATELLAEHRPDLDLETNVEFYTAVLLSGVGIPPELFTPTFAISRVAGWSAHCLEQLEDNRLIRPRSAFVGEHDREWTPVEER; translated from the coding sequence ATGACTGACGACGAGGTTTACGAGGGGCTGGCGGACGTGACGGTGACGGAGACGCGGCTGAGCGATATCGACGGCGAGGCGGGACAACTGTGGATCGCGGGCTATCCCGTCGGGAAACTCGCGGCGAACGCGACCTACCCCGAAACGGTCCACCTCTTGCTGTACGATCGGTTGCCAGACGCCGAAGAACTGGAATCGCTCGAGGATCGACTCTGCTCTTACCGGACGCTGCCGGAGCCATGTAAGGACGCTGTCGTGGCGGCCGCCCAGCGCGGTGCAGGGCCGATGGCTGCCCTGCGAATGGGGGCGGCGACGGCGACGGCTGTCGAGCCCAACGATCCCGAGGCTGACGCCTTGCGATTGATCGCCCGGTTGCCGACGATCACGGCGACATACTGGCGGGTGCTGTCGGGCGAGGAACCGCTCGAACCGCGCCTCGATCTCGGGCACGCTGCGAACTACCTCTACATGCTGACCGGTGAGGAACCGACCGACGCCCAGGTCGAGGGATTGGAGACGTACCTTACCGCGGTTGTCGATCACGGGCTCAACGCCTCGACGTTCACCGCGCGAACGATCGTCTCGACGGAGTCGGAACTCGTCTCGGCGATCACCGGCGCGATCGGCGCGCTGCGGGGCGACCTCCACGGCGGCGCGCCCGATCTGGTGCTGGAGATGCTCGAAGACCTCGAGGCCGCCCCAGACCCGCGTGCCGATCTCGAAGCGCGTCTGGCGGCGGGCGAGCGGCTGATGGGCTTTGGTCACCGGGTCTACGGCGCGCGCGACCCCCGCGCCGCGGTCCTCGAGGACGCCGCGGCCGCGTTTTACGAGGGAGAAGACGATTTCTTCGCGGCGGCAAAAGAGATCGAAGACATCGCAACCGAGCTCCTGGCCGAGCACCGACCTGACCTCGATCTCGAGACGAACGTCGAGTTCTACACTGCCGTGTTGCTCTCCGGTGTTGGGATCCCGCCGGAGCTGTTCACGCCGACGTTCGCCATCTCGCGGGTCGCCGGCTGGAGTGCTCACTGCCTCGAACAGCTCGAGGACAACCGCCTGATCCGCCCGCGAAGCGCGTTCGTCGGTGAACACGATCGGGAGTGGACACCGGTCGAGGAGCGGTAG
- a CDS encoding MBL fold metallo-hydrolase, translating into MVSSDWGQWLPEAVAKASPDGVAIWYLGCNGFVLKDYAGTTLFIDPYLGTGDPPRTVRMLPVPFEPSDVCTADAILATHEHVDHVHGPSQAPILSGTGASFHAPRASLAVTEAEAWTDNWDVSDEQLSPVEVGDTVEIGGFTVHVEPANDPDAEEPVSYAIEHEVGTFFHGGDARPGAFETIGERYDIDLGVLAFGSVGMVPETIGEKPTRTRWYSDENEIVEAANELRLDALLPSHWDIWKGMTADPTALYDHVRSFPYPKRLDIVEIGDRIDL; encoded by the coding sequence ATGGTCAGCTCCGACTGGGGCCAGTGGCTCCCCGAGGCAGTGGCGAAGGCCTCACCCGACGGCGTCGCGATCTGGTATCTCGGCTGTAACGGCTTCGTCCTCAAGGATTACGCGGGGACGACACTGTTCATCGATCCCTACCTCGGGACGGGCGATCCCCCACGAACGGTCCGGATGCTCCCGGTGCCGTTCGAACCGTCAGACGTGTGCACCGCTGACGCGATCCTCGCGACGCACGAACACGTCGATCACGTCCACGGCCCGAGCCAGGCACCCATCCTCTCCGGGACAGGAGCGAGCTTTCACGCGCCGAGGGCGAGCCTGGCTGTGACCGAGGCGGAAGCGTGGACAGACAACTGGGACGTGAGTGACGAACAGCTCTCGCCCGTCGAAGTCGGTGACACCGTCGAAATCGGTGGGTTCACGGTGCACGTCGAACCAGCGAACGACCCGGACGCCGAGGAGCCTGTCTCGTACGCCATCGAACACGAGGTGGGGACGTTCTTCCACGGCGGGGATGCTCGACCCGGAGCGTTCGAGACGATCGGGGAGCGCTACGACATCGACCTCGGCGTGCTTGCGTTCGGCAGCGTTGGCATGGTCCCCGAGACGATCGGGGAGAAGCCGACGCGGACACGCTGGTACAGCGACGAGAACGAGATTGTCGAAGCCGCAAACGAACTCCGACTGGATGCCCTGTTGCCGAGCCACTGGGACATATGGAAAGGAATGACCGCAGATCCGACGGCGCTGTACGATCACGTCCGGTCGTTCCCCTATCCCAAGCGACTCGATATCGTCGAGATCGGTGACCGCATCGACTTATAG
- a CDS encoding YlbF family regulator yields MSVDTDNGETAIETVDRLASELGEAIADLPEHEAFREAKAAVEADEEVQEHIATFERKREEFQRARERGEASELDRRELEAAHEELQSLPVMEEYLQAQSALERRLGRVDSAISAELAVDFGEKAGGCCQH; encoded by the coding sequence ATGAGCGTCGATACTGACAACGGCGAGACAGCGATCGAGACGGTCGATCGACTCGCAAGCGAGTTGGGCGAGGCGATCGCCGACCTGCCGGAACACGAGGCCTTCCGTGAAGCAAAGGCCGCCGTCGAGGCCGATGAGGAAGTCCAGGAACACATCGCGACCTTCGAGCGCAAGCGCGAGGAGTTCCAGCGTGCCAGAGAGCGTGGCGAGGCCAGCGAACTCGATCGCCGAGAACTCGAGGCCGCCCACGAGGAACTGCAGTCCCTGCCAGTAATGGAGGAGTATCTGCAGGCCCAGAGTGCCCTCGAGCGGCGTCTCGGCCGGGTCGATTCGGCGATCTCGGCGGAGCTGGCCGTCGACTTCGGTGAGAAAGCTGGCGGTTGCTGTCAGCACTAG